TATTGGCAAAACCTATCTGATAAAACTTATCGCTAAAAAAATTGGCGTGCCTTTTGTAAAAGCGGACGCCACCAAATTTTCCGAAACCGGATATGTGGGTGGTGATGTAGAAGATCTGATCAGGGATTTGGTTAAAGAAGCCAAGGATGACATTGAACTTGCCGAATGCGGCATTGTTTACATTGATGAAGTGGACAAGATTGCCGCAAGCCCTAATGTTATCGGCGCCCAGATATCCCGGACAGGGGTTCAGCGTGCCCTGCTCAAACCCATGGAAGAGACCGATGTAGATTTAAAGGTGCCCCACGATCCTGTATCCATGATGCAGGAGCTTGAGGCATTCCAGAGAACCGGGAAACGTTCGGCCAGACGTGTGAACACCGCCAATATTCTGTTCATTTTATCAGGCGCATTTTCGGGTCTGACGGATGTAGTGAGAAAACGATTGAGCAAACAGGCCATTGGGTTTGGCGCTTCGCTTACCCATATCAGAAAAGACAATGAACTGTTAAAAGAGACCCGGTCCGAGGATTTGGTCGCCTACGGTTTTGAATCTGAATTCATCGGCAGGGTGCCGGTGCGCTGTGTGCTTGATGAACTGACTCAAAAAGATCTTTTCGATATCCTGAAAATGCCCAACAACCCGGTGATCTTAAGCAAACGCCTTGATTTTAAATCATATGGCATTGATGTGTTGTTCACCGATGAAGCGTTAGAAGAGCTGGCAGCAAAAGCGCACACGGAAAATACCGGTGCCCGGGGGCTTGTATCCGTAGTTGAAGAAGCCATGCTCTGCTTTGAAGAAAAACTGCCTTCCGAATCTATCGGTCAGTTTGCTGTTACAAAACAGGTGCTGACCAACCCCGAACAAGCGCTAAACGATCTTATTCAGGGCAATGACAAAGAAAAACACCTGGCTGAATACAACAATGCTTTGGTCCTTTTTTCAGATTACATCAGTGAGTATGTAAAAAATAACTGGAAAATCTTTTCCATCCGCCACGGCCTGACCTTAACGCAGATTCGCACAAAAATGGTGGTCCAATATTATACGGCCCATGTCATGGAGATAGAGGATGCGGTTAAACAGGTCAAAAGATTCTATGACAACGTCAAAGAGATGGAACTGGAGATTTCCAAAAACTATGATTTAAATGTCGTGTTCGAAGAAGATGCAGCGGATTTTCTCATCCAGCAGTTTATAGAGCATAATGCAACTACAGATGAGATCCTTTCCAAAATATACACGGATTTTTTTGACGGATTTAATCTGATCCGGGAAAAAACCGGGAAAGCAAGGTTTTTCCTATCCAGAGAGGCATTAACCGACCACGAAACTTACCTCAACGAGCTTATCAGAAAAGAGATAAAATGATTGGAATTTCAAAACTTTACTGCGCCACTGTGGAACCCTCGGATACGTTACGCTATTCAAGGCATTCAGGCAAACTACCTTCTCATCTGCTTCAGTTCTCAAAAGACAAAAAGCCGGTGGTGGTCTGGAATATGACCCGGCGGTGCAACCTGAAGTGCGTTCACTGCTATGCCCAGTCTGAAAATATTGCCTATGACAATGAACTGACCCATGAACAAAGTCTTGCGATGATGGATGACCTGGCAGCATTCGGGGTACCGGTACTCTTGTTTTCCGGCGGGGAACCGTTGATGCACCCACGCCTTGTGGAATATGCCCAGTATGCCGTATCCAAGGGCATGCGGGCCGTTATCTCCACCAACGGCACTCTGATCACCAAAGAGAAGGCCAAACAGCTCAAAGAGGTGGGACTCTCCTATGTGGGGATCAGCCTCGACGGACTTGAAGCCACCCACGACATGTTTAGGGGTGTCCCTGGTGCGTATAAAAAGGCATTGCAGGCCGTTGACAACTGTCAGGAAGCAGGCATTAAGGTGGGGCTGCGGTTTACCATTAATAAACGAAACGTCAAGGATATCCCGGGCATTTTTGATCTGCTGGAAGAGAAAAAAATTCCCAGGGCCTGTTTTTACCATTTAGTTTACTCAGGCCGCGGACAGGAAATTGCCAAAGAGGATTTAAGTCATGAGGAGACCCGTAAGGTGCTTGATTTGATCATGGACCGCACAAGAGACCTTCATGACCGCAACCAACCCAAAGAGATCCTCACCGTGGACAACCATGCAGACGGTCCCTATTTGTACCAGCGTCTACTTAAAGAAGATACCGATCGGGCTGCCGAAGTACTCGAACTGCTTGAAATGAACGAAGGCAATAACTCAGGCCGCGGCATCGGCTGCATCTCCTGGGATGGTGAAGTTCATCCGGACCAGTTCTGGCGGGAAATCAGTTTCGGCAACATCAAAGACCGTCCCTTCAGCGAAATCTGGACAGATTCTGAAAATGAATTTTTGATGAAAATGAAAGAGAAGAAAAAATACGTTAAAGGCAGATGCGCCCAATGCCGTTGGCTTGATATCTGTGCCGGCAACTTCAGGGCCAGAGCTGAGTCCGTTGCAGGAGATCCTTGGGATTCAGATCCGGCCTGTTATCTTACGGATGAAGAGATCAAAAAGGAGAACGTATAATGCTGTTCCCCGAATACAGAGGCAGGCGCATGCGTGCCACGGCCAATTTCCGACGCATGATCAGGGAAACTAAACTGTCCAGGGACGATCTGATTCTGCCCTTGTTTGCGGTGGAAGGCAAATCTGTTAAAAAACCCATCAACTCCATGCCCGGACAGTTTCAGCTCTCTGTCGATCACATTGTCACCACGGCAAAGCAAGCCAAAGACGAAGGCATTCCAGGCATCATGTTGTTCGGTATTCCCGATACAAAAGACTGCCTTGGCACCCAGGCCTATGCCAGTGATGGTATTGTCCAAAAAGCTGTGACGGCTGTCAAGGAACAGGTTCCGGATCTTACCGTTATCACGGATGTCTGCTTGTGTGAATACACGGACCATGGTCATTGCGGTATGGTGATGGATGACGGCAATGTTGACAATGATTCCACCCTGGATCTGCTTGCCAAAACGGCCTTGTCCCATGTGCAGGCCGGTGCCGACATGGTGGCCCCTTCCGACATGATGGACGGTCGTGTGGCTGAAATCAGAGGAATCCTGGATGACGAAGGGTTTTCCCATGTGCCCATCATGTCCTATGCCGTAAAATACGCATCGGCTTTCTACGGTCCTTTCAGGGATGCTGCGGAATCCGCGCCCAAATTTGGAAACCGCAAAACCTACCAGATGGACCCTGCTAATTCCCTTGAAGCGATCAGGGAAGCCACCATGGACATTGAGGAAGGTGCAGATATTATTATGGTCAAACCGGCACTCTCCTACCTGGACATTATTTATCGGGTCAGAGAAGAGATTGACCTGCCTGTGGCTGCATATAACGTATCCGGTGAATACTCTATCATCAAGGCGGCAGAGATGATGGGCTGGGTGGACGGCAAAGCCATGATCATGGAAGCCCTGCTCTCCATTAAACGGGCCGGAGCCGATATTATAATGACTTACTCAGCCATAGACGTGGCAAGGGAGCTGAACAGCTGATGGCACATCCCCACGGAACACACCCCCATGGACATGGCGGCCCCCACTCTGCCGGAAAAAACAATACCCTGCGTCTTGTGGCCTGGGAAACAACCCGCCGGTGTAATCTAACCTGCAAGCATTGCCGAGCTGCAGCCGAAGACCATGCATACGAAGACGAACTGACTACCGAAGAATCCTTCAAGCTTTTAGACCAGATCAGAGAGGTGGGGCAGCCCATCATTATCCTCACCGGCGGCGAACCACTGCTCCGGGATGATATCTTCGATATAGCTGCGTATGGAGATAAAATAGGCCTTCGCATGGTCATGGCCCCCAACGGTACTCTGCTCAATGAAGACAATGTGGCACGACTTATAGAAAGTGGCATCAAACGTATTTCTGTAAGCCTGGACGGCGCCACGGCAGCTTCCCATGATGCATTCAGAGGACTTGAAGGCGCCTTTGACGGTGCCGTAAACGGCATAAAAACAGCCAAAGCGGCCGGACTGGAATTTCAGATCAATACAGTTATCACAAAAACCAATCTTAAAGAAATTCCCGACATCCTTGCCCTGGCAGAGTCACTAGGGGCTGCGGCCCACCACATTTTCCTTCTGGTGCCAACAGGCCGGGGAAAATACATCGTGGATACAGCCATTGACGCAAAGGAGTACGAAGAGACCCTGAACTGGTTTTACGACCAACGGGACAAAACTTCTTTGCAGTTGAAAGCCACCTGTGCGCCTCACTATTACCGCATTTTGCGCCAACGCGCCAAAGCAGAAGGCAAAAATGTCACTTTTGAAACCCATGGGCTTGATGCGGTCACGCGGGGCTGCCTTGCAGGCACCGGTTTTTGCTTCATCTCCCATGTGGGCCGTGTTCAGACCTGCGGTTTTTTAGACGTCACCTGTGGGGATATCAGAACCCAGCATTTTAAGGATGTGTGGGAAAATTCACCCGTCTTCAATAAACTGCGGGATTTCAATAACCTTGAGCCCAAATGCGGACTGTGCGAATACAAACAGGTGTGCGGCGGATGTCGGGCCAGGGCATATGAAGCCACTGGCGATTATCTGGCCCAGGAACCTTTGTGTACATACCAACCGGCCCGGCATCAGACAAAGTAAAGAAAGGGTTTGCAGGTTTTATAAAACACACAAAATTACTTATTCTTTGATAACATACCGCGTTACGGAAAAGGCCCAATAGTTAAAACTATTGGGCCTTTGCTGCGTTTTGTATATGGACCGAAGCCCTGCGTAATTTCATCTACTTTATTTCATCTGAGGTCCTTAGGCTTTAGTACAAACTCCTTAGAATTTATATTTTTCCAATCAACTTAAACGCTTGTGGCGGCAAAGGACTGTGTCAAAACAGATCGTGTGGCAATGGCGGCACCGGTATGGGTATAGGTATCGGAATCAATAATCGTTCACGTGGTGGCGGATCATGCCTGAATCGTCTATGTGGTGGTGGCGGTGGATTGTGCCTATAGTGCTTGTGTCTTTGCGGTGGACCATGCCTGAACCCGCCATGAGGCGGTGGACCATGCCGGAATCGCTCATGTGGCGGGGGCGGTGGTGGCTGCTCTCGTCTGAATCGTTCATGCCGCGGCGGTGGGTGCGCAGAGCTAATGGTTGGAAAAATCAAACAAGTCAGGATGATAACAACAAGGTAGATTGTTTTTTGTTTTTTCATTATTTTCTCCTTGCAATACATAATTAACTTCAACAGCAACGTCTCAATTCTTTGCTGCATCGCATCAGGATTCCAGATAATTCAAATGCCATACCAACACCTCAACATATTGATTTTAAAATATTTATGCGAAATCCGCCTTTTTGAGACACCGGGATGAGTTACAAAAAATGCATTTTAAACTACAAGATATTGCTGGTTGTAACGCATTAGTGTTCATCAATTACCTAGTGCCCGACCGAAAACCGTAAATTTTGTCGATTACTTCGTTGGGCGCAGATTTTAATCCTCGAAATACTTCATGTATTACTCCGGTTAAAATTTGCGCCCGCCTTGTACTAAACAAAATTTCCAGGTTTTCGTTCAGACACTACCTACACGACTTTTTAATTGAATCTCTTTTAGAGGTATCTTGACAGGACGCCACCTCCTATCCTATTTTGAGATTGAATTCTGGGCGGCCAAAAGCCATACAGGTCGTTAGTCAGTGTTTGTTCATGGAATTCAGGCCTAAAAGTCTAATCAAGTCCTGCTTGACGACATTCTGAACGCCAATACCATTACTGATTAAAGGGTGGTTAACATGAAAAAAGCAGTATTCATTACAGGTATGCTTCTTGTACTTTTCTCATCCACAACATTTGCAAACACCCCCTCGGCATCAGATGTCATTGCCAAGGCCTGGGATTACATGCGGGGAAAAACATCTGTCTGTCAGGTGAAAATGACGGTACACCGTGCGAACTGGGAACGGGTATCTGTAATCAAGGCCTGGACAAGGGGTAGAAATGACTCCATTTTCCAGATTACTGCACCCAAAAAAGACAAGGGCAACGGCACGTTGAAAATCGGCCGGGACATGTGGACATATAATCCAAAAATCAACCGGGTGATCAAAATACCGCCCTCGATGATGTCCCAATCCTGGATGGGATCTGATTTTTCCAACAACGATCTATCCAAAGCTGACAGCATTCTCAACGATTATACCCATGAAATCGAGGCTACCTCCCTGGAAAACGGCATAACAGTATATGCCATTAAATCGATTCCCAATCCGGATGCGCCCGTGGTTTGGGGCATGCAAAAACTGAAAATCCGCGAAGACGGCATTATCTTGGAACAAGGATTTTATGACGAGGACATGGCTCCGGTAAAAATCCTAACCACCTCTGAAATAAAAAAAATGGGCGACAAATTCTTTCCCAGCCGATGGGTCATGCGTGCCATGGATGCAGAATCAAAGGAAGATTACACCCTGCTTGAATATGAAAGTCTTGAATTTGATATCCCGTTACAAGATAGTGGTTTTACGCTGAACGCTTTAAAGAAACCATTAAGGTAGTCCGCTTTATGGAAATACTCATGGCCTGGCGCAATATCCGGCGCAATCCCAGGCGCACCATACTGACCATTTTAGCCATTGCCTTTGCCTGCCTGCTGCTGATATTCATGCTGTCTCTTCAAATAGGCACCTATGAAATCATGATTGATACATCGGTGAAAACCCGCACCGGTCATATCCAGATACTAAAACAAGGATACAACACGGATCACAAAATCAGGCAGGTGGTAAACGCACCTTCTGATATAGCCGGGACACTTAACCAAACACCCAATATCACGGCCGTTTCCTTCAGGTGCAACGCCTTTGCCCTGCTCTCTTCGACCCTGCGTACCAGCGGCGGTTTAATCACCGGCATTGACCCTGAAAAAGAAATGAACATCTCAAGCGTCCCCCAGACCATCCGTAAAGGACGTTATTTAACCCCAACGGACACCAATGCAGCCGTGGTCGGATCGCTTTTGGCAAAAAACCTTAAACTCGACATCGGAGATGAACTGGTGGTCCTCGGATCAGCCATGGACGGCTCTATTGCCGCCACAGTGCTTACGGTGACAGGCATATTCTCATCCGGTATGGACCAATACGACCGATCCGCCGTCCAGATCCCTTTGCTCCATTTCCAGGATATTTTTTCCATGGGCAACGCCGTGCATGAAATTATCATTACCTGTGACAGTCTATGGCATGTGGGGAAGGTAAAATCCGCCATATCCGAAAACTTGTCGCAACCAGGCGCACAGCCCGACCTTGTCTGCATGTCCTGGGATGAACTTACCCCAGGTCTGATCCAGTCTATCCAGATGGATCTTGGCGGCGGACTTATCTTCTATGCCATTTTGCTTGTCATGGTGGCCTTCAGTATTATGAACACCTTTGTCATGGCAGTTTTTGAACGAACCAAAGAGTTCGGCACCCTCATGGCCATCGGTGCGGGGCCCTGGCGATTGTCACGGATTCTGATCCTTGAATCGGGATTCTTAACCCTGTGCGGAATTATTATAGGCATTTTGGCCGGATGTCTACTCACCCTCTGGCTGGCACACACCGGCATCCCCATGGGAGAAGCTGAAGGCATGATGCGGCAATACGGCATTCCCAGCCTGCTCCGGCCCAAACTGACGATGATTACAGCGTTTGCAGGCCCGGCAGCCGTATTTTTTATCACCATTGTGACAGCCCTGTACCCGGCTTTTAAAGTACATGGGATCAAACCCGTTGAGGCCATGCGGGCCGTATAAGGAGGGATTATGCAGATTATAATGGCCTGGCGCAATATCTGGCGCAATCCCAAAAGGACCGGCATCATCTTGGTTGCCGTGATCATCGGGGCATGGACCATGCTCGCCTTTAGCGCCCTGTCCCGGGGCATGATGGCCTCCACCCTGGAAAATGCATTAAATACGCTGACCGGCCACATCCAGATCCAGAATACCCTGTTCCGGGAAGATCCGTCAGTGGAAAATCGAATCCCCCACCCGGCTCCTGTGGAAAAATTGCTGGACCAACGCCTGCCCAAAGGAGCGTTGTGGGCGTTTCGCATCCAGGTAAGCGGTGTGGCTGCCAACGCCAAAAACTCCCAGGGCATCACCATTATGGGCATTGATCCCAAAAAAGAACCAAACCTCTCATTTTACGGGGATGTTACCCCCAAAGGAAAGCTGCTTGCATCCGGTGACGACCATGGAATCATCATTGGAGAAGCTCTTTTAGACAATTTTGAGACAAAAATCGGCCGGAAGCTGGTGCTTATGACCCAGGCTGCAAACCAGGAAACCGCGTCCAAAGCGTTTAAAATCAGGGGAACCTTTAAAGCAGAAATGCAGTCAACGGAAAAACAATACGTTTTCATCACCCTCAAGGCCGCCCAAACGCTTATAGGAATAAAAGACGGTGTTTCTTTGGCCTGTGTGCGCCTGCCCGACAGCGCCGATATAAATTCCCAAACGCTTAATAAAGTGCTTGGCGCTGTTCGTCACAGTCTGCCCAGTGATCTTTGCGCTATAACATGGATGGACCTGCTGCCGTTACTCAAAGGATATCTGGGTATGTTTGACCGTTTTATGCTGCTATGGTACCTGGTTATTTTCATTGCCATGGCGTTTGGACTGGTGAATACCATGCTCATGGCGGTTCTGGAAAGAACCAGGGAATTCGGCCTGCTCAAAGCCCTTGGGCTTAAACCTGTAAGAATCATTATCAACGTGTTGCTGGAGTGCCTCATTCTTCTGGTAACCGGACTTGTGGCCGGTAATCTTTTGGGATTTTTAACTGTTTATTTTTTTTCCGGCGGTATCGATTTCTCCTTCATGGCCCAGGGATCGGAATTCTGGGGTATGGGTCGTATGGTGGTCCCGTTTTTTACGGTCAAAGATATCTGTTACGTGAATGCCGTCATTATGGGTTTGGGTGTCCTTGTCTGTCTGTATCCGGCGATTAAGGCGGCGAGGATAACCCCGGCAGAGGCAATGACCCGTATATAAATTTTTTCAACCGCCGGGCATCACACTTTCCACCCGGTTTCGTCCAGCCGCCTTGGCCATGTACAAAGCCTTGTCAGCTCTTTTGATAATGGTCGTAATCGTGTCTTTTTTTTCAAATACCGTAACCCCAAAACTGGCGGTTTGTTTACCCACGCCTTCAACTATATGACTCTGGACACGTTCCCTCAGGGAATGGGCCAGTGTCTCAACCCCATGCTGATCCGACTCCGGACAGATAATTAAAAACTCTTCTCCACCCCAACGCCCGGGGACATCCGCGTCGCGCACCCCATGCCGAAGCTGCTCAGCGAATAATTGAAGCACTTTATCTCCAACCTGGTGCCCATGGGTATCATTGACCTTTTTGAAATGATCAATATCCAACATAATCAAGCCAAGCGCGTTACCATACCGGTTGGACCGGATTAATTCAGCCGTAAGCACCTCGTCAAGTTTGGTCCGGTTGACCAGACCGGTGAGCTGATCAAAAGTGGCCAGTCGCTCCAATTCCCGATTTTTTTGTTCCAGTTCCTGGGTTCTTTCCCGCACCTTGGCCTCAAGCTCTTGGTTAAGTGTTTTTAACTGCCGATTCTGCTTTTCAAGGCGGGTCTCATGATCATAGGCGGTCAAGGCACTTTGAATGGTTAAAATCATGTCATCATTGCTCCACGGCTT
This window of the uncultured Desulfobacter sp. genome carries:
- a CDS encoding FtsX-like permease family protein, with the translated sequence MEILMAWRNIRRNPRRTILTILAIAFACLLLIFMLSLQIGTYEIMIDTSVKTRTGHIQILKQGYNTDHKIRQVVNAPSDIAGTLNQTPNITAVSFRCNAFALLSSTLRTSGGLITGIDPEKEMNISSVPQTIRKGRYLTPTDTNAAVVGSLLAKNLKLDIGDELVVLGSAMDGSIAATVLTVTGIFSSGMDQYDRSAVQIPLLHFQDIFSMGNAVHEIIITCDSLWHVGKVKSAISENLSQPGAQPDLVCMSWDELTPGLIQSIQMDLGGGLIFYAILLVMVAFSIMNTFVMAVFERTKEFGTLMAIGAGPWRLSRILILESGFLTLCGIIIGILAGCLLTLWLAHTGIPMGEAEGMMRQYGIPSLLRPKLTMITAFAGPAAVFFITIVTALYPAFKVHGIKPVEAMRAV
- the ahbC gene encoding 12,18-didecarboxysiroheme deacetylase; the protein is MIGISKLYCATVEPSDTLRYSRHSGKLPSHLLQFSKDKKPVVVWNMTRRCNLKCVHCYAQSENIAYDNELTHEQSLAMMDDLAAFGVPVLLFSGGEPLMHPRLVEYAQYAVSKGMRAVISTNGTLITKEKAKQLKEVGLSYVGISLDGLEATHDMFRGVPGAYKKALQAVDNCQEAGIKVGLRFTINKRNVKDIPGIFDLLEEKKIPRACFYHLVYSGRGQEIAKEDLSHEETRKVLDLIMDRTRDLHDRNQPKEILTVDNHADGPYLYQRLLKEDTDRAAEVLELLEMNEGNNSGRGIGCISWDGEVHPDQFWREISFGNIKDRPFSEIWTDSENEFLMKMKEKKKYVKGRCAQCRWLDICAGNFRARAESVAGDPWDSDPACYLTDEEIKKENV
- the ahbD gene encoding heme b synthase, whose protein sequence is MAHPHGTHPHGHGGPHSAGKNNTLRLVAWETTRRCNLTCKHCRAAAEDHAYEDELTTEESFKLLDQIREVGQPIIILTGGEPLLRDDIFDIAAYGDKIGLRMVMAPNGTLLNEDNVARLIESGIKRISVSLDGATAASHDAFRGLEGAFDGAVNGIKTAKAAGLEFQINTVITKTNLKEIPDILALAESLGAAAHHIFLLVPTGRGKYIVDTAIDAKEYEETLNWFYDQRDKTSLQLKATCAPHYYRILRQRAKAEGKNVTFETHGLDAVTRGCLAGTGFCFISHVGRVQTCGFLDVTCGDIRTQHFKDVWENSPVFNKLRDFNNLEPKCGLCEYKQVCGGCRARAYEATGDYLAQEPLCTYQPARHQTK
- a CDS encoding diguanylate cyclase; translated protein: MSNNNALETAILCVDDEPIVTQSLRSLFYKSLKEVGVIEVAHSAEEAMEVIEEFIADGIELQVVICDYIMPGTKGDELLIKIHNKLPKVKKIMLTGQSDIDGIRQAINEAQLYRFLEKPWSNDDMILTIQSALTAYDHETRLEKQNRQLKTLNQELEAKVRERTQELEQKNRELERLATFDQLTGLVNRTKLDEVLTAELIRSNRYGNALGLIMLDIDHFKKVNDTHGHQVGDKVLQLFAEQLRHGVRDADVPGRWGGEEFLIICPESDQHGVETLAHSLRERVQSHIVEGVGKQTASFGVTVFEKKDTITTIIKRADKALYMAKAAGRNRVESVMPGG
- a CDS encoding FtsX-like permease family protein, translated to MQIIMAWRNIWRNPKRTGIILVAVIIGAWTMLAFSALSRGMMASTLENALNTLTGHIQIQNTLFREDPSVENRIPHPAPVEKLLDQRLPKGALWAFRIQVSGVAANAKNSQGITIMGIDPKKEPNLSFYGDVTPKGKLLASGDDHGIIIGEALLDNFETKIGRKLVLMTQAANQETASKAFKIRGTFKAEMQSTEKQYVFITLKAAQTLIGIKDGVSLACVRLPDSADINSQTLNKVLGAVRHSLPSDLCAITWMDLLPLLKGYLGMFDRFMLLWYLVIFIAMAFGLVNTMLMAVLERTREFGLLKALGLKPVRIIINVLLECLILLVTGLVAGNLLGFLTVYFFSGGIDFSFMAQGSEFWGMGRMVVPFFTVKDICYVNAVIMGLGVLVCLYPAIKAARITPAEAMTRI
- a CDS encoding outer membrane lipoprotein-sorting protein; the encoded protein is MKKAVFITGMLLVLFSSTTFANTPSASDVIAKAWDYMRGKTSVCQVKMTVHRANWERVSVIKAWTRGRNDSIFQITAPKKDKGNGTLKIGRDMWTYNPKINRVIKIPPSMMSQSWMGSDFSNNDLSKADSILNDYTHEIEATSLENGITVYAIKSIPNPDAPVVWGMQKLKIREDGIILEQGFYDEDMAPVKILTTSEIKKMGDKFFPSRWVMRAMDAESKEDYTLLEYESLEFDIPLQDSGFTLNALKKPLR
- the hemB gene encoding porphobilinogen synthase produces the protein MLFPEYRGRRMRATANFRRMIRETKLSRDDLILPLFAVEGKSVKKPINSMPGQFQLSVDHIVTTAKQAKDEGIPGIMLFGIPDTKDCLGTQAYASDGIVQKAVTAVKEQVPDLTVITDVCLCEYTDHGHCGMVMDDGNVDNDSTLDLLAKTALSHVQAGADMVAPSDMMDGRVAEIRGILDDEGFSHVPIMSYAVKYASAFYGPFRDAAESAPKFGNRKTYQMDPANSLEAIREATMDIEEGADIIMVKPALSYLDIIYRVREEIDLPVAAYNVSGEYSIIKAAEMMGWVDGKAMIMEALLSIKRAGADIIMTYSAIDVARELNS
- a CDS encoding AAA family ATPase translates to MTYYNDATGPDPKKIEKELGEFLNKKFGGNVKILTPSIQPQQEIVTGTTPESGKKKLIDFNIKPAELISYLDQYVVRQDKAKSVLATKICTHFNRIRHQESMTTEPFKITGNIKSNILLLGPTGIGKTYLIKLIAKKIGVPFVKADATKFSETGYVGGDVEDLIRDLVKEAKDDIELAECGIVYIDEVDKIAASPNVIGAQISRTGVQRALLKPMEETDVDLKVPHDPVSMMQELEAFQRTGKRSARRVNTANILFILSGAFSGLTDVVRKRLSKQAIGFGASLTHIRKDNELLKETRSEDLVAYGFESEFIGRVPVRCVLDELTQKDLFDILKMPNNPVILSKRLDFKSYGIDVLFTDEALEELAAKAHTENTGARGLVSVVEEAMLCFEEKLPSESIGQFAVTKQVLTNPEQALNDLIQGNDKEKHLAEYNNALVLFSDYISEYVKNNWKIFSIRHGLTLTQIRTKMVVQYYTAHVMEIEDAVKQVKRFYDNVKEMELEISKNYDLNVVFEEDAADFLIQQFIEHNATTDEILSKIYTDFFDGFNLIREKTGKARFFLSREALTDHETYLNELIRKEIK